A genome region from Arachidicoccus soli includes the following:
- a CDS encoding GumC family protein encodes MSKNIQDQESAGESINLKAELAKYTHKWYWFVLGVLLCMIAAFLYLRYATPEYSISTELLIRDDKKGPDIGGMMGGGSGSGSNSFADLGLFKSQQNIDNEIEVLKSQSLLQRVFAKMPQLQTSIFVKGTFKSSETYGDKAPIAVHILHLDSAAYKLKDLVTIKIKNGQSFELTDNGGSTVYNFGQPINRSYGSFMVNALPALETGETIELLFHDLRIYADAYNKKMTIAAVNQDASALTITMNDAVPQKGIDIINELVAVYNQEGIEDKNQISTNTINFINARLVQLVQELSGVEKKVADFKQQNQITDVSSDVQAFYSQATDLYKQKEQASVQANVLKSIQDYVNTPGNKYSLVPSSLGIQDPTLNALVDKFNELQLRRKEQLTTVQPSNILIKNLDASIADVRRSITENLSNIEQGIAVTQKDLNGNYQQFQTRLQGAPQVQRQLLEIQRQQAIKEGLYSFLLQQKEASQLSLAATVANSRTIVDTAASDGPVSPKHGLVFLAAFLLGLILPFAAIYGAGLLDDKVRLQKDITEKTNVPILGEIAHAETEHNLVVKDKARTPVAEMFRLMRSNLQFAAIDKDIQVILSTSSMSGEGKTFFCTNLGASIALTGKKVAILEFDIRKPKLVKGLGMTTENGITNYVINHKLTVTDLLMQVSEVENLSVIGAGPIPPNPAELILSPRITQLFTELKQQFDYIIVDTSPVGQVADVFTLNQLADACLYVVRYNYTFKEQLNIVNDIYLNKKLSNLMVVLNDSKKQNSYGYGYGYGYGYGYGEVTKKNLWKRLKGLFGR; translated from the coding sequence ATGAGTAAAAATATACAGGATCAGGAGTCAGCAGGTGAAAGCATCAATTTAAAAGCAGAATTAGCTAAATACACCCATAAATGGTATTGGTTTGTGTTGGGAGTTCTGTTATGCATGATCGCTGCATTTCTCTATTTACGCTATGCCACACCAGAATATAGTATCAGTACTGAACTTTTAATCCGCGACGACAAAAAAGGCCCGGATATCGGTGGCATGATGGGAGGAGGTAGCGGATCAGGAAGTAATTCTTTTGCTGACCTGGGCTTATTTAAATCTCAGCAAAATATCGATAATGAAATTGAGGTGTTAAAGAGCCAGAGCCTTCTACAGCGTGTCTTCGCCAAAATGCCTCAATTACAGACTTCTATCTTTGTAAAAGGCACTTTCAAATCTTCTGAAACCTATGGCGATAAAGCACCGATTGCCGTGCATATACTCCACCTGGACTCAGCTGCTTACAAACTCAAAGATTTAGTAACCATAAAAATAAAGAACGGTCAAAGCTTTGAACTCACAGATAATGGCGGTTCTACTGTATACAATTTTGGTCAACCTATCAATCGATCTTATGGCAGTTTTATGGTCAATGCATTACCGGCTTTGGAAACAGGGGAAACAATTGAACTTCTGTTCCATGACCTGCGCATCTACGCGGATGCATATAATAAAAAAATGACCATCGCCGCAGTCAATCAGGATGCCTCTGCATTGACTATCACTATGAATGATGCTGTGCCGCAAAAGGGTATCGATATCATCAACGAACTGGTAGCTGTGTATAATCAGGAGGGTATCGAGGACAAAAACCAGATTTCTACCAATACCATCAACTTTATCAATGCCCGCTTGGTACAATTGGTGCAGGAATTGAGTGGTGTAGAGAAAAAAGTGGCGGACTTCAAGCAACAAAACCAAATCACAGATGTATCAAGCGATGTGCAGGCTTTTTATTCACAGGCTACTGATCTTTATAAACAAAAAGAACAGGCGAGCGTACAAGCTAATGTATTAAAATCTATACAGGACTATGTCAATACTCCGGGAAACAAATATAGCTTGGTTCCAAGTTCTCTGGGTATTCAAGACCCTACCTTAAATGCCTTGGTGGATAAATTCAACGAATTGCAATTAAGGAGAAAAGAACAATTGACAACTGTGCAGCCTTCCAATATACTTATTAAAAATTTAGATGCCTCCATTGCAGATGTACGAAGAAGCATTACAGAAAACTTAAGTAATATTGAACAAGGTATTGCTGTTACTCAAAAAGACTTAAACGGCAATTACCAACAATTTCAAACCCGTTTACAGGGCGCTCCACAAGTGCAAAGGCAATTACTGGAGATTCAAAGGCAACAAGCGATTAAGGAAGGGCTCTATTCTTTCCTGTTACAACAAAAAGAAGCTTCACAACTTTCTTTAGCGGCTACGGTGGCCAATTCCCGTACCATCGTAGATACCGCTGCTAGCGATGGTCCTGTTAGCCCTAAACATGGACTTGTTTTTTTGGCCGCCTTCTTATTGGGATTGATCCTACCTTTTGCTGCGATCTATGGTGCTGGCTTATTAGATGATAAAGTGCGTTTGCAAAAAGATATCACGGAGAAAACCAATGTGCCTATTTTGGGGGAAATTGCCCATGCGGAAACAGAGCACAATTTAGTAGTCAAAGACAAAGCTCGGACACCTGTTGCGGAAATGTTCCGTCTGATGCGCAGCAACCTGCAATTTGCGGCTATCGACAAAGATATCCAGGTGATTCTCTCTACCTCCAGCATGTCAGGCGAAGGAAAGACTTTCTTTTGTACGAACCTAGGTGCTAGTATAGCACTCACAGGCAAGAAAGTGGCGATTTTGGAATTCGATATCCGCAAACCCAAATTAGTCAAGGGCCTAGGCATGACTACTGAAAATGGTATCACTAATTATGTTATTAACCATAAATTGACGGTTACTGACCTCTTAATGCAGGTTTCTGAAGTAGAGAATCTATCTGTTATTGGTGCAGGCCCTATTCCGCCCAATCCGGCGGAGCTGATTTTAAGTCCACGTATTACCCAGCTATTTACCGAATTGAAACAACAATTTGATTATATCATTGTAGATACTTCACCGGTAGGTCAGGTAGCAGACGTATTTACGCTTAACCAATTGGCTGATGCCTGCCTCTATGTAGTACGCTACAATTATACCTTTAAAGAACAATTGAATATCGTCAATGATATTTACCTCAATAAAAAATTAAGTAATTTGATGGTGGTACTCAACGATTCTAAAAAGCAAAATAGTTATGGATATGGATATGGTTACGGCTACGGTTATGGTTACGGAGAAGTAACGAAGAAAAACCTTTGGAAGCGTTTGAAGGGTTTATTCGGTCGATAA
- a CDS encoding penicillin-binding transpeptidase domain-containing protein: MKKLLYFSLMSLGFMALGSCSLNNVSVDNHLEKYFTANHLKGSFALLDNVHETFKVYNLAQYKDSAYNPGNSFDILTSLVALETGAVTDENSLIQRKNDSSWTLSRAFKTDDTASFISLTDSIGQKTMQFWMDSLHYGNKRITASEAAFWQNDSLRITPDEQLGFTEKVYFAQFPFQKRVQRLVKELMTQESNTLYNLSYKATWQTDKDGKGSGWVLGWEEENKRVYFFTLHAEALDSQADKTALVHTLKAILTDEGFFQGKK, from the coding sequence ATGAAGAAGTTGCTATATTTTTCTCTTATGTCTTTGGGTTTTATGGCTTTGGGTAGCTGTTCTCTCAATAATGTAAGTGTAGATAATCATTTGGAAAAATATTTTACGGCTAACCACCTGAAGGGTAGTTTTGCCCTTTTGGATAATGTCCACGAGACTTTTAAGGTCTATAACCTTGCCCAATATAAAGACTCTGCTTATAATCCGGGTAATAGTTTTGATATATTGACCTCATTGGTTGCACTGGAAACGGGGGCGGTGACTGATGAAAATTCGCTTATTCAAAGGAAGAACGATTCTTCCTGGACCCTGAGCCGGGCCTTTAAGACTGATGATACTGCCAGCTTTATTTCTTTGACTGATAGTATTGGGCAGAAGACGATGCAGTTTTGGATGGACTCTTTGCATTACGGTAATAAGAGAATCACTGCTAGCGAGGCTGCTTTCTGGCAAAATGATTCCTTGAGAATAACACCGGATGAACAACTGGGCTTTACGGAGAAAGTATATTTTGCACAGTTTCCTTTTCAGAAACGTGTGCAGCGCTTAGTAAAAGAACTGATGACCCAAGAAAGTAATACTTTATATAACCTTTCTTATAAAGCTACTTGGCAAACTGATAAGGATGGAAAAGGCTCCGGATGGGTATTGGGCTGGGAAGAGGAAAATAAAAGGGTTTACTTCTTTACTTTACACGCAGAAGCATTGGATAGCCAGGCCGACAAAACAGCTTTAGTGCATACACTTAAGGCTATTTTAACGGATGAAGGTTTTTTCCAAGGGAAAAAATAA
- a CDS encoding tetratricopeptide repeat protein — protein MKTFLVFIIGLFSGLTVFAQKGNKEVYFGNKAFEKGDYKTAVAEYQKGLKIAPGNTTARINLAIAQSKLAQTAQSVANFDEAIKANKNDQLKAELNYDKGVALAKDKKYEEAVKSFENTLRTTPEDNDARENLQKALNELKKQQQKQQPKDNKDKDKKQPPPPPKKKDQQQQQKEKQQQQQQQMNKEQAEKLLQALRNQEKETQQRLQQKAGGQVPVNGKDW, from the coding sequence TTGAAAACATTTTTAGTATTTATTATCGGTCTATTTTCCGGGCTTACTGTATTTGCGCAGAAGGGTAATAAGGAAGTGTACTTTGGTAATAAGGCATTTGAGAAGGGTGATTATAAAACTGCTGTAGCGGAATATCAAAAGGGATTAAAAATTGCACCGGGGAATACAACTGCACGTATCAACCTGGCTATTGCTCAAAGCAAGTTGGCACAGACAGCTCAATCAGTTGCTAATTTTGATGAAGCGATTAAAGCTAATAAAAATGATCAGCTGAAAGCGGAATTAAATTATGATAAGGGCGTTGCGCTTGCTAAAGATAAAAAATATGAAGAAGCCGTAAAATCTTTTGAAAACACTTTACGTACAACCCCGGAAGACAATGATGCGCGAGAGAACCTGCAAAAAGCGTTGAATGAATTGAAGAAGCAGCAACAAAAACAACAACCGAAGGATAATAAGGATAAAGACAAAAAGCAACCTCCTCCCCCTCCAAAGAAAAAAGATCAGCAACAACAGCAGAAAGAAAAACAGCAGCAACAACAACAGCAGATGAACAAAGAACAGGCGGAGAAACTGCTGCAGGCGCTACGTAATCAGGAAAAAGAAACCCAACAGCGACTACAGCAAAAGGCAGGTGGACAGGTGCCGGTGAATGGGAAGGATTGGTAA
- a CDS encoding vWA domain-containing protein, with the protein MLSFENSTYLWWLLALIPVIILFALTLKWKEQVKKVLGDAALIKKLTAKYSPKLFRVKFYLLAIALFIGIFAAANLRKSANRGTEKSSGIDIIIALDVSKSMLSQDIKPTRLDRAKQLINQLTDNLYNNRVGLEVFAGQAILQMPLTDDIGAIKMYLSNINTDMVPIPGTAIGDALNLANNVLDSNDRKHKAVILLTDGEDHDPKTEEAVKNLYNHGVTVFTVGIGTAQGSPILDPVTNAYKKDQDGNTVISKLNEKELKDIAAGTGGSYLLLNNDASAINNITGKINNMEKKLIVSGKVGNRQYFYYFPFLIAFVLLLLVIELFIPERKKELV; encoded by the coding sequence ATGTTATCTTTCGAAAACTCAACATATTTGTGGTGGCTCCTAGCTTTGATACCTGTAATCATTTTATTTGCTTTAACCCTTAAATGGAAAGAACAAGTAAAAAAGGTTTTGGGCGATGCTGCCCTGATTAAGAAATTGACTGCTAAATATTCGCCTAAGCTTTTCCGGGTGAAATTTTATCTCCTTGCGATAGCGCTTTTTATCGGCATTTTTGCAGCTGCTAATTTACGTAAATCTGCGAATCGGGGGACTGAGAAATCCAGCGGCATTGATATTATCATCGCTTTAGATGTCAGCAAAAGTATGCTGAGCCAAGATATAAAACCAACCAGGCTGGATCGTGCTAAACAGCTGATCAATCAGTTAACGGATAATCTTTATAATAACCGTGTGGGATTGGAAGTATTTGCCGGTCAAGCCATTCTCCAGATGCCTCTTACGGATGATATTGGTGCTATTAAAATGTATTTATCTAATATAAATACGGATATGGTGCCGATACCGGGTACGGCCATCGGAGATGCTTTAAATCTGGCTAATAACGTATTGGATAGTAACGACAGAAAACATAAAGCGGTTATTCTCCTTACAGATGGAGAAGACCATGATCCAAAGACTGAGGAAGCTGTGAAGAACTTATATAATCATGGCGTGACGGTATTTACAGTGGGCATCGGTACAGCACAGGGCTCTCCTATTTTGGATCCGGTGACCAATGCCTATAAGAAAGATCAGGATGGGAATACCGTTATCTCTAAACTTAATGAAAAGGAATTGAAGGATATAGCCGCTGGTACCGGTGGTAGTTATTTATTACTGAATAATGATGCCTCGGCGATCAACAACATTACGGGTAAGATTAATAACATGGAAAAGAAATTAATCGTCTCGGGTAAAGTGGGTAACCGGCAGTATTTTTACTATTTTCCTTTCCTGATCGCTTTCGTACTCTTGCTGTTGGTGATAGAGCTATTTATTCCTGAAAGAAAAAAAGAATTGGTTTGA
- a CDS encoding polysaccharide biosynthesis/export family protein, translating into MDKKTLWRSTVLILTVTLMFSSCATKRNLVYFSNLSDSTAYTEAIQNQIQPKIEVGDALAIKVTTLNPQSNILYNSGSVPLTSSSMNNTASAALPTSGAPGNATLAEGYVVDNEGNINFPLLGKIALSGLTIDEAQQKMTDLISKTDKGVIVNISIQNYKVTVIGEVTRPGSFTVPNDKVNVLEALGMAGDMTPYAVRENVLVIREKNGQRTMQRLNLTDKNVFKSPFFYLQQNDVVYVQPENKLKAAQADTRYVRLIPIITAAISALAIVLTRVL; encoded by the coding sequence ATGGATAAAAAGACTTTATGGCGCAGTACAGTATTAATACTAACAGTAACCTTAATGTTTTCTTCTTGCGCTACCAAGCGCAACTTGGTCTATTTCAGCAATTTATCTGATAGTACAGCCTATACGGAAGCTATCCAAAATCAAATACAACCCAAAATAGAAGTAGGTGATGCACTGGCTATTAAAGTAACCACACTAAATCCACAGTCTAATATTTTATACAATAGCGGCTCTGTTCCCCTGACTAGCTCGTCAATGAATAATACAGCTTCAGCTGCACTGCCTACAAGCGGTGCCCCCGGTAATGCCACCTTAGCCGAAGGTTATGTGGTAGACAATGAAGGCAATATCAATTTCCCCTTATTAGGAAAAATTGCCCTTAGTGGATTGACCATCGATGAAGCACAACAAAAAATGACCGACTTAATCTCTAAAACAGATAAAGGCGTGATTGTCAATATTAGTATCCAGAATTATAAAGTGACCGTAATCGGAGAAGTAACCCGGCCAGGGAGCTTTACAGTTCCTAATGATAAAGTGAATGTATTGGAAGCCTTGGGTATGGCAGGAGATATGACACCCTATGCCGTCCGTGAAAATGTACTGGTCATCCGCGAAAAAAATGGGCAACGTACGATGCAGCGGTTGAATCTAACAGATAAAAATGTTTTCAAATCCCCCTTCTTTTACTTACAACAAAACGATGTGGTCTATGTCCAACCCGAAAATAAATTAAAAGCAGCACAGGCAGATACCCGTTATGTGCGTTTAATACCGATTATTACCGCAGCAATTTCTGCATTGGCAATAGTCTTAACGCGTGTGCTATAA
- a CDS encoding family 43 glycosylhydrolase — MNRTLLKMNKIMNISFIIILLLLDVVFAQAQQKKMDSASFYNEVKTYVNPVLPGDHPDPTLFRKGKDFYYCGSSFHFTPYLPIYHSTDLVHWEIVSRVVYPQNAGFVQDEPSKGIWQGAITYFNHSFWIYFSANGDQQWFSKATTAYGPWSKPVMVKTTPQLGPLGYDNSIFIDDDGQPYMLIKNGQKINRIHAIGKDGQLTGKMINLDWINAHLQYSWAEGPVMCKRNGYYYYFPAGSVAGGQYVLRTKVLTGDSTKWERLGNFFKPLDDPNSPFRVANHIGAPLQLADGTWWTLAQSYEDANDDDWSGTGRQTSLCPVIWDGDRPWGIPPTSYPVIRPDLPQANGILWRSVHSDYFKEDRLNVCWHFLNRRAETECTLLGKSGWVRLSPKKGERAHLLQKETDHYYNAVTRVKIDENDTTSSAGLYLTNGNQSVNIRLFAGYKNSNKIILQLDTAIRSIPNTFGNTVWLKLERKGHFISGYCSSDDDRWVSLGAPISSVPLDKVQPKWNAWVGTSLGLFAENKPADFNCFICKDGFSSMPAIGYRNYFGIKMINKDAITNTSESGGWAMISGVDLGTKNNSAAKINITASALTNGTIQVWLDDLKNGKLIATIPIPSTGGKNNWKVFSGAVNKLSGHHDVFVKFLKSKPGNILIQSIRFSK; from the coding sequence ATGAATAGAACGCTTTTAAAAATGAATAAGATAATGAACATCTCTTTCATCATTATTTTGTTGCTTTTGGATGTCGTATTTGCGCAAGCTCAGCAAAAAAAGATGGATTCCGCTTCTTTCTACAACGAGGTAAAGACCTATGTAAACCCTGTTCTACCGGGTGATCATCCCGATCCTACATTGTTTAGAAAAGGCAAGGATTTTTATTACTGTGGTTCTAGTTTTCATTTTACGCCCTATTTGCCCATTTATCATTCTACTGATTTAGTGCATTGGGAAATCGTCAGCAGGGTAGTCTATCCGCAGAATGCCGGCTTTGTTCAGGATGAGCCCTCGAAAGGTATTTGGCAGGGTGCCATCACTTATTTTAATCATTCCTTCTGGATTTATTTTTCTGCTAATGGAGACCAGCAATGGTTCTCTAAAGCTACTACTGCTTATGGACCCTGGTCAAAACCGGTAATGGTCAAAACCACTCCTCAATTGGGGCCGCTTGGTTATGACAATTCTATTTTTATAGATGATGATGGTCAACCTTATATGCTCATTAAAAACGGACAAAAGATTAATCGCATTCATGCAATCGGAAAAGATGGTCAACTAACAGGTAAAATGATAAACCTCGATTGGATAAATGCGCATCTGCAATACAGTTGGGCAGAAGGGCCGGTAATGTGCAAGCGAAATGGCTATTACTATTATTTTCCTGCAGGTAGTGTTGCAGGTGGGCAATATGTACTAAGAACAAAAGTTTTGACTGGCGATTCCACCAAATGGGAGCGGCTAGGCAACTTCTTTAAGCCTTTAGATGATCCAAATTCACCTTTCCGGGTGGCAAATCATATTGGTGCACCCCTGCAATTGGCAGATGGTACCTGGTGGACACTCGCACAGAGTTATGAAGATGCCAATGACGATGATTGGTCAGGGACAGGTAGGCAAACTTCTTTGTGTCCTGTGATTTGGGATGGCGATCGCCCCTGGGGCATCCCCCCAACAAGTTATCCTGTTATCCGTCCGGATTTGCCACAAGCAAATGGTATATTATGGCGTAGTGTTCATTCCGATTATTTTAAGGAAGATCGTTTAAATGTCTGTTGGCATTTCCTAAATAGAAGGGCAGAAACGGAATGCACTCTTCTGGGAAAATCAGGATGGGTAAGGCTCTCGCCGAAAAAAGGGGAAAGAGCACACTTATTGCAAAAGGAAACAGATCATTATTATAATGCGGTTACACGTGTGAAAATTGATGAGAATGATACGACTTCCAGCGCAGGTTTATATTTGACCAATGGAAATCAATCTGTAAATATCCGGCTATTTGCAGGATATAAAAATAGTAATAAAATTATATTGCAATTAGATACAGCAATACGCAGTATTCCGAATACATTTGGGAATACTGTTTGGCTTAAATTAGAGAGAAAAGGGCATTTTATTAGTGGTTATTGCAGTAGTGATGATGATAGATGGGTCTCTCTTGGAGCGCCGATTAGTTCAGTCCCCTTAGATAAAGTACAACCAAAATGGAATGCCTGGGTAGGTACAAGCTTGGGGCTGTTCGCAGAAAATAAGCCTGCCGATTTTAATTGTTTTATTTGCAAAGATGGCTTTTCTTCCATGCCGGCAATTGGTTATAGAAATTATTTTGGCATAAAGATGATAAACAAAGATGCAATAACAAATACTTCTGAGTCGGGAGGTTGGGCAATGATTTCAGGGGTGGATTTAGGCACAAAAAACAATAGCGCTGCTAAAATAAATATAACAGCATCTGCACTTACAAATGGCACAATACAAGTATGGTTAGATGATTTAAAGAATGGGAAATTAATCGCAACAATACCTATTCCTTCTACAGGAGGAAAAAATAATTGGAAGGTGTTTTCCGGAGCAGTTAATAAGCTGAGTGGTCATCACGATGTATTTGTGAAATTTTTAAAATCTAAGCCGGGAAATATTCTAATTCAGTCTATTCGGTTTTCAAAATGA
- a CDS encoding HipA family kinase gives MFNELIAAKFAEIWGIMTPEISLIKVKKEHVPSDKYPTIQSSLFNKECFGSLYLEGSKEIDLSLISLFEESSFRDKLSNREDYLKIALFDIWIANEDRNHNNFNLLLFVAPNKMNFFYAIDHVNIFNSSYLNYGIADLTEDDSLIKTELAKILFKNSKKLTQIVDSLVENFSLRIQECYNNLDKIIALTPNSWGIEKEEVKGKIVQNLFTEEWAKRCERNFREFIQSFIIN, from the coding sequence TTGTTTAATGAACTAATTGCAGCAAAATTTGCAGAAATATGGGGTATTATGACTCCAGAAATTTCATTAATCAAAGTAAAAAAGGAGCATGTTCCTTCGGATAAATATCCTACAATTCAGTCAAGTTTATTTAATAAAGAATGTTTTGGATCTCTATATTTGGAAGGTTCTAAGGAAATTGATTTGTCATTAATTTCATTATTTGAAGAATCTAGTTTTAGGGACAAACTATCCAATAGGGAAGATTATTTAAAAATAGCTCTTTTTGATATTTGGATTGCAAATGAAGATAGAAATCATAACAATTTCAACTTATTGCTTTTTGTCGCACCAAACAAAATGAATTTTTTCTACGCCATTGATCATGTAAACATTTTTAATAGCAGTTATTTGAATTATGGGATTGCAGACCTAACGGAAGATGACTCATTAATAAAAACAGAATTGGCTAAAATTTTGTTTAAGAATTCTAAGAAGTTAACACAAATTGTGGATAGCTTAGTTGAAAATTTCTCTCTTCGCATACAAGAATGCTATAATAATCTTGATAAAATAATTGCGCTAACTCCTAATTCTTGGGGAATTGAGAAGGAAGAAGTTAAAGGGAAAATTGTTCAAAATTTGTTCACGGAAGAATGGGCGAAAAGATGCGAACGTAATTTTAGAGAGTTTATTCAGTCATTCATAATTAATTAA
- a CDS encoding transposase encodes MYLPPWAQQFKEPRTEIKCIKGAYYKYEVRYQYNKDKKRTDKITVRLLGKITQAEGFIASDKDLIRQQLSELPKVDIKTFGVYHLFSSLLSQQIASLSEAFKQEVVEVLLCFSMMRWAYQSPIKRAGNYHTHDFCSEYWHKRTLSDKKISEALKFIGENREAVMAWMRSQLPGSKTVHNQFVMMDSTHVSSVSENLGINAKGYNPNHDYDKQIRLLYLFAAELKQPVYYRLINGNITDIKSMALCVKEMEVGHVVFIADKGFYSKKNIELLQEQKLHYIIPIHRNNKIINFSPLEKAAFKKTVKTYFAYQDRIIWHYEYQREGQNIVTFLDEKLRVKEESDYLLRIQKYPETHSEDRYYDKLHSFGTLSIVYDLEGSPTPQQLYEAYKQRNEIEVMFDSYKNFLAADKTFMQDRHVLEGWLMANFIAMIAYYKLFWRLKEAKLLSHYAPKDIIELSKSIYQMKINGQWLCSEITEKTKTLFKKIKIDYLK; translated from the coding sequence ATGTATTTACCACCCTGGGCGCAACAATTCAAGGAACCAAGGACAGAAATAAAATGTATTAAAGGAGCTTATTATAAATACGAAGTACGCTACCAATACAATAAAGACAAAAAAAGGACGGACAAAATAACGGTCCGTCTATTGGGGAAAATAACACAAGCGGAAGGATTTATAGCCTCCGACAAAGATCTCATACGCCAGCAGCTCAGCGAGTTACCAAAAGTGGATATAAAGACCTTTGGCGTATACCATTTGTTTTCTTCTTTGTTGTCGCAGCAGATAGCGTCGCTTTCAGAAGCATTCAAGCAGGAGGTAGTAGAGGTCTTGCTTTGTTTTTCTATGATGCGTTGGGCTTACCAGTCGCCCATTAAAAGAGCCGGTAATTACCACACACATGATTTTTGTTCTGAGTATTGGCATAAAAGAACTCTGTCAGACAAGAAGATATCAGAGGCGCTTAAGTTTATAGGAGAAAACAGGGAAGCCGTTATGGCTTGGATGAGATCGCAATTGCCGGGGAGCAAGACCGTTCATAATCAATTCGTCATGATGGATTCCACCCATGTTTCCAGTGTATCGGAAAACCTTGGGATCAATGCCAAAGGCTATAATCCTAACCATGATTATGACAAGCAGATACGACTCCTGTATCTGTTTGCTGCAGAATTAAAGCAACCCGTTTATTACCGCCTGATAAATGGCAATATCACAGACATCAAGTCCATGGCGCTGTGCGTCAAAGAAATGGAGGTAGGACATGTGGTGTTTATAGCAGATAAGGGATTTTACAGTAAAAAAAATATAGAGCTACTGCAAGAGCAGAAGTTGCACTATATCATCCCCATTCATAGGAACAACAAAATTATTAATTTTTCACCCTTAGAAAAAGCGGCGTTCAAAAAAACAGTCAAAACCTATTTTGCATATCAGGATCGCATTATATGGCATTATGAATATCAAAGAGAGGGTCAGAATATAGTCACCTTTTTAGATGAAAAGCTGAGAGTAAAAGAGGAGTCGGACTATTTATTAAGGATACAAAAGTATCCGGAGACACATAGTGAGGATAGGTATTATGATAAATTACATAGTTTTGGCACCCTGAGCATCGTGTATGATTTAGAAGGAAGTCCCACCCCACAGCAACTCTATGAGGCCTACAAACAACGCAACGAGATAGAAGTCATGTTTGACAGCTATAAAAACTTTTTGGCTGCTGACAAGACTTTTATGCAGGACAGGCATGTACTGGAGGGATGGTTAATGGCAAATTTTATCGCCATGATCGCCTATTATAAACTCTTTTGGCGATTGAAAGAAGCAAAACTACTGTCCCATTACGCACCTAAGGATATAATTGAACTTTCCAAATCCATCTATCAAATGAAGATCAATGGACAATGGCTCTGTTCTGAGATCACGGAAAAAACAAAAACTCTTTTCAAAAAAATCAAAATAGACTACCTAAAATGA